The Agrobacterium larrymoorei nucleotide sequence CGATGTGCAGGCGGAGATATTGCCGGTAGTCATCGAGCTTCCCGGCTGGGTGGCGCCCATGGTTACGGACGATGTCCGCCCCCGCGTTACCGGCTTGATCCTCAAGCGGATTTTCGAACAGGGCTCGACGGTTCGCGAGGGCGATGTTCTCTATCTCATCGACCCTGCTCCATTCCGCGCCAAACTGGCCTCCTACAGGCAACGCTGGATGCGGCACTGGCCGCTCAGACGCTTGCCAGGCAGAAAGCGGATCGGCAGACGCAATTGCTGCAGGGCGGCGTTGCCAGCCGGGAGACGACCGAAAGCGCCGTCGCGCAACTGGCGCAGGCCAATGCCGATGTCGAACGAGCGCGGCCGATTTGAGCACCGCGCAGCTCGAGCTGCAATATACCGAAATCCGCGCGCCGATCTCGGGGAGGATCGGCTGCGCACTGGTGACGGAAGGCGCTTTTGGTAAGCCAGACATCCGATGTTCTGGCAACAATAAATTGACCCATCTATGCCGACTTCACCCGGCCGGCAGACATCCTCATTGCCCTCAAGAATGCGGTGGGCAACGGAAGACTGAAGGCGGATGAAACAGGCAGTGCTCTTCTCAAGCTCGCATCGGCAGAAGGTCAATCCTGTCCGCATAACGGCAAGCTGCTGTTTTCGGAGGCGGTCGTCAATGCAGCGACCGGACAGATCATCCTGAGAGCGGCGTTTCCCAATCCCGAGACAAACCTTCTCCCCGGCATGGATGTCAGGGCGAGAATGAAGCAGGCCTCGATGGAAGGCGCATTCGCCGTACCCCAGCAGGCGGTGCAACGCGACAATGCCGGGAAATCGCAACTCTATCTGGTTGGGCAGGACGACAAGGTTGAGGTTCGCAGTGTCCATCTCGGCTGGCTTCTCGATGGTCGCATGATGGCGTTGAAGCGCAGTGGACCGTCGGAAAGCGCTCCGACCGCCATGATCGTCCATTTGTCGCCGACACGGTCGAGAATCTGGCCAAGCAGTCTGCACTTTGCGTGTTGCTAATCGTCGAGCGTATCGCGTTCCTTCGTCATCGCCGGCATGTAGACCCTTCCACGCACATAAAGGTGCGTGACGCACCGTTTTGTACATTCTTACGCGTTGCGGTGGGAACATATACAACATTGGGAACAGCTTGTGCGTTAAATCAAACAAAGAGGCCAACAATTAAAATCGGCGTCAGCGGTGCTTCCGGGCATCTCGGCAAGACAGTGATCGCGGAATTGCTCCAGCGAGGCGGCGGACATGAGGTCTTCGCGATCTCGCGAACGCCGGAAGGAGCTCCGGATGGCGTCCAGCAGCGACCTGGGAATTACGATCAGCCCGACGGACTTCCCGACGCCTATGCAGGGCCGGACCGGTTGCTGCTGATCCCCTCGGCCGACCTGGAGCCGGGCAAGCGCGCGGTGCAACTGGTTGCCGCTATCGATGCTGCGAGGAAGTCTAGCGTACCCCACATCGTCCTGATGTCAGCTGCGGGAACGAAGCGGGCCGACGATGCCGAACTGGGCTCGGGGTACTGGAAGGGTGAGCAGCATCTGATCGCCAAAGCGCCCATGTGGACGATCCTGCGCATGAGTTATTACGCCGAGGCCCTGGCCGACGAGGCACGGGCGTCCCTTGGCAGCGGCGTGCTGACCGGCCTTGCCGAGAACAGGGTTTCCTTCGTCTCGCGCGACGATGTCGCCGCGACTGCTGCGGGCATTCTCCTGAGCGAGGGACACGACGGCGCGATTTACCACGCGACAGGAGAACAGCGCCTCTCGGGCGCTGAGCGTGCGGCGCTCATCGCCGACATCATAGGCCGCCCCCTCACCTTCCTCGTTCTGCCAGAGGAGCAACTGCATTCGGGCCTGTCGCAGGCTGGATTGCCCCAGGCGGTGGTGAATGCCGTCATCGATATCCAGAAAAGCTTCATCCGCGGCGCATTCGACATTGTCACCGGAGATGTCGAACGACTCTCCGGCCGTCCGCCCAAGGCTCTGCGGCAGGTCCTTGCCGCCCTACTTCTCTCGTAAATAGGAAATCACCAATGAAGCTGAAATGGATTTACTGGGTCGCCACAGGCCTGTTGTCTCTCATCTATCTGGCCGGCGGCGCCTATTATCTTTCCGACCTCGCCGGCGTGCAGCGCATCTTCCCGACACTCGGCTACCCGCCATATCTCGTGCCAATACTGGCTGTATTGAAGCCGCTTGCTGCGGTGACGATCCTTTGGCGGTTCAATGTCGCTCTGTCTGACCTTGCCTATGCGGGAATGTTCTATCACCTGCTGCTGGCGATTTCCGCACATCTCAATGCTGGCGACTACGGCTTCGCGCCAGCTTTAATCGGGTTGACCGCCTTGCTTGTCTCGTTTGCCACGCAGAACGCCGCGCGACGCAAGCCCTCGCCTTATGGTCAACTCTTTAAGGTAGCCGAACCCGCGTGAGGATAAGACCGTCCGGCCTAATGCCGGACGGCTCCGTCAATCTTTTGCCTTGCGGTTTCTTGGCTTTGGTGGGGACTGCCTGCCATATTCATTCCACCACGCGGTGAGCGCTTCCATGGTGGGGCCGAGCCCCCGCGCTTTGTCGGTCATTGCATACTCGACGCGCGGCGGCACCTCGGCGAACACCGTTCGGGCCACTAGTCCATCGGCCTCGAGCTCACGAAGCTGAGCCGTCAGCATATGCTGCGTGATGCCGGGGATGCCCTTGCGCAATTCGCCGAAGCGATGGGTACGCTGATGCAGCAGCCACATGATCTCCAGCTTCCATTTGCCCGACAGCATATCGAAGGCGCGGCGCATCTCGTCCTGCATCGTGAAGTCGTCACATTTTCCCATTGGTCTTATTTTCCATACTTACTGTCGAAAATTCATACTACTTGCGCTTTTCCGTTCAATATCCAAATTGTGGTACAGGTTCTCGGCTGCGATGCCAATGAGGACATGAAGGAAAACAGCGAAATCGGCCGACGTCTCATCGGAGGCGCGACGCCCACGGGAATAGTCATGACAGCAACCGTCATCTACTGGGTCAGCACAGCACTGCTTTCGCTGCTCTATCTAAGTTCCGCGTTTCTCTATTTGACTAAAGGAGCCTGGGTTCGGCAAACCCTTGCCGAGCTGAACTATCCGGCTCCCTATCTCCTGCCTCTCATGATCGGGGTGAAGGTTCTCGGGCCACTCGCAATCCTGTCGCGGGTCAGCGTGCCGCTGAGCGATCTGGCTTATGCAGGCACCTTCTTCCATCTGATCCTATCGGGATCGGCGCATCTGGGCGTTCGCAAGCCTGCTGGTGCGCTGCCTGCCGTGATCGGCCTCGCATTGCTCGCCGCTTCCTTTGCCACGCAGAATGCCGCTCGCGATGTGCCGTCGCCTTACGGTCTGGTCGCGGCAACCCAACAGACAAGTCTCAACTGAGGAGAAAACACCATGGCAAGACTTGAAGGAAAAATCGCACTCGTCACCGGCGCCAGTCGGGGCATCG carries:
- a CDS encoding SDR family oxidoreductase, which translates into the protein MKIGVSGASGHLGKTVIAELLQRGGGHEVFAISRTPEGAPDGVQQRPGNYDQPDGLPDAYAGPDRLLLIPSADLEPGKRAVQLVAAIDAARKSSVPHIVLMSAAGTKRADDAELGSGYWKGEQHLIAKAPMWTILRMSYYAEALADEARASLGSGVLTGLAENRVSFVSRDDVAATAAGILLSEGHDGAIYHATGEQRLSGAERAALIADIIGRPLTFLVLPEEQLHSGLSQAGLPQAVVNAVIDIQKSFIRGAFDIVTGDVERLSGRPPKALRQVLAALLLS
- a CDS encoding DoxX family protein is translated as MTATVIYWVSTALLSLLYLSSAFLYLTKGAWVRQTLAELNYPAPYLLPLMIGVKVLGPLAILSRVSVPLSDLAYAGTFFHLILSGSAHLGVRKPAGALPAVIGLALLAASFATQNAARDVPSPYGLVAATQQTSLN
- a CDS encoding DoxX family protein, translating into MKLKWIYWVATGLLSLIYLAGGAYYLSDLAGVQRIFPTLGYPPYLVPILAVLKPLAAVTILWRFNVALSDLAYAGMFYHLLLAISAHLNAGDYGFAPALIGLTALLVSFATQNAARRKPSPYGQLFKVAEPA
- a CDS encoding winged helix-turn-helix transcriptional regulator; the protein is MGKCDDFTMQDEMRRAFDMLSGKWKLEIMWLLHQRTHRFGELRKGIPGITQHMLTAQLRELEADGLVARTVFAEVPPRVEYAMTDKARGLGPTMEALTAWWNEYGRQSPPKPRNRKAKD